The Sulfolobus islandicus Y.N.15.51 sequence ACAATTTCCAAGTTTTTACATTTGTCTCATAATTTAGTAATTTCTTTATTCCCATTACTACTTCTTCTAGTGATGCATTCCCAGCTCTCTCACCTATACCATTTACAGTAACGTGAGCTTGTCTAGCACCAGCGTATACACCAGCTAATGAATTCGCTGTTGCTAAGCCGAAGTCGTTATGGCAGTGAACACTCACTATTATTCTCTCACCTACGAAGTTTACAATTTTCTTTATCATATCATAATACTTGAAAGGATGCATAGTCCCTACTGTGTCTGGTATATTTATCCTTTCTGCCCCTGCTTCTATTGCAGTTCTAATTGCTGTGAACAAGAAGTCCTCTTCAGTTCTTGTTGCGTCCTCTGGGCTAAATTCCACTATCATACCGTGATCTTTTGCGTATTTCACGCTTTCATAGATCTTATTTAGAACTTCCTCTTTTGTCATCTTTAATTTATATTTCATGTGCAATTCTGAAGTGGCTATGAATAAGTGTATACTTGAGATTCCAGTACTTATTGTCTTATCTATATCGTTTTTATTGGATCTAGATAATCCAATTACTTCTACTTGATCCCCTACCTCTTCGAAAATCTTTTTAGTAGCTATGAATTCTCCTTCTGAAGATGCAGGAAAACCTGCTTCAATTACATCAACACCTAGATCTGCTAAATTTCTAGCTATCATTATTTTTTGCTCTATTGTTAGATCTATACCGGGAGCTTGCTCACCATCTCTTAAAGTAGTATCAAATATCCTAATTTTTTTAGGCGTAGAGAATACTCATACCTCGTACGCACCATGATAACTTCGGTATAATGCTATTTAAAACTTACTATTCATCATAATTTAAAACTTGTTCAATTATCATTCTGGCTATTTCTAACTTTTTTCTTTTTATCATCGAAGCTGGTACGTCTCTCTTATAGTATGGTTTAGAGTATTTTCCAATAATTCCGGATTCAAAATCCATGGCATATAATCTTATTTTCCTAGCTCCCATGTACTTTGCTAAAACTACGGCCCTATCTCCGTCAGTGAACCCACCATACAGTCTTAAACGACCAAAAGGCATCACTTGTGAATTCGGAATTACCTTATCCATCTCCTTGACCTTAGGTAGTAAACTGATATTATCACCATGAGCCAACACTAGGTATATTGGGTTTTTATGGAAAGTTTGAAGACCATCCAAATCAGTTACCACAATATCAGGGATAACTCCTATATTTATGAGATAGTTTGTGGCACCATCCGCAGCTATTATAACGTCCTCTTCAATCTTATTTATTTTATCCAACTGAGGACTTGCTCCAACTACCGCAATTTCCCTTCCCTTAATTATGTCTCTCAATTCAGACTCATCGTACTCCTTCGTTACTAGATAGTTTAGTATTGATGCAGAAATATAGTCATCCCTTTCTTTAAATCCGAACCAACTCCTTACTATTTTATAAAAGTTCAACCATCCGAACGTACTATAAAGTAAATTATATCACCTTCCTCTTTAATTATGTCAATGTTGTATTTACCTTTTATTGTCTCGAAATATGGATTTTTTAAATTTATCTTAAATATTACATTATTATGAAGCAAGTACTCAATTGCCTCTAATGGATCATTCGAACATGTGTAGGAGTCTAGATCAATCGTGATATTCATCATATATTCCCTCAACCTCTTCTAGAATTTTCGTAATTTCGTCAACCAACATTTCCGCTTCCTTATTCCTTATTATTACAGTTGGAGTTTTCAAAGAGGACTCGTTTATCAAGGTTATTGGTATTAGTTTTAGTTCGAGATCCCTTAATTTCTTCTCTATATTACTTTCATCATTAAGCATTATTGTAGTATTCCAAAGGAGTTCATATCTAAATATATCCTTTAAAGCCAATAACACTCTAGCTAAATTTTCTATAGTATCTAAGCTTCTTACCACAGTGTAGTAAAGATCTCCATCCTCAAAGGCTATTTGTGCCTCTTTTAACGTTCTTCTAGCCCTGAGCAAATATTCAGCAGCTACTAGACTTTTATCCATTTTTCTCATCCTCTGAAGAATATAGTACTTTTCCATGATTATTTAGATACTCAATTATTGGTATTTCGTATTCCAATTCCTTAGGAGATAATATTAATCCGTAGATTTTAGGTAAATCTCCATGGCTTAAGATAAAATTCTTCGTACTCTCCTTATTCTTTACCTTATTGTAGAAGAACGAAAATATTTCACCCCTAGCATAGAGTGAGATTTTGGAGACTTTATCTAACACTAATAAATAAATTACCTCCTCAGTTTCATCAAATTTTTCAAAAGATTTTCCACCAACTATAATCTTTTTCACGTAATCCCCGTACCATTCTATAAAAAGAGAGGATAAGTCCTCAATTACACTTAGAAGTAACTTCATGTTTAATAGTTAGTTACTCAATATAAAAAATTATGAATGAGAATGCCGAAAGTTACTTGAAGGAGCGAATTAGTATCACTTTACCAATTCTAAACATATCTGTACCTTGTAATACTACTTGTATTATGACGAGTAAGTATAAACATCTTCTCTCAATAGAGAATTTCAAGGCACAATTAGAAATATTAGATAGTCTTATTAATTTAATTGAAGATAAAATATACACGCTAAGATATGAGATCGAGGATAAGTTCTCTCACTATAAGGCTAACATTAATATAGATAATTTAGTATATGCGATTTACAAGATGATTGAGGAGGGTGGAAATATGGTCCTAGGCGAAAAGATATATTTCGGAAATAAGGAAGTAGCTTACGGTGATTATACTGTTTTAATAGGCTTCCACAGTCTTGTTGAAAAGATTGTAAAGACTGATTCTAACATTAGATCATTATGTGATGAGATAAGATATTTAAGCGAGTCCACATGGGAACATTTTGACAAGAATATAAGG is a genomic window containing:
- a CDS encoding isopropylmalate synthase translates to MRIFDTTLRDGEQAPGIDLTIEQKIMIARNLADLGVDVIEAGFPASSEGEFIATKKIFEEVGDQVEVIGLSRSNKNDIDKTISTGISSIHLFIATSELHMKYKLKMTKEEVLNKIYESVKYAKDHGMIVEFSPEDATRTEEDFLFTAIRTAIEAGAERINIPDTVGTMHPFKYYDMIKKIVNFVGERIIVSVHCHNDFGLATANSLAGVYAGARQAHVTVNGIGERAGNASLEEVVMGIKKLLNYETNVKTWKLYEVSRFVAEMTGIPVPYFKAIVGDNAFGHESGIHVHGVIENPFTYEPISPEEVGNFRRLALGKHSGIHGLRRLLEEQGIYLSEDKLKIVLAEIKKLAESGNKVTVEDAKNIALKLMNS
- a CDS encoding 6-hydroxymethylpterin diphosphokinase MptE-like protein — encoded protein: MNFYKIVRSWFGFKERDDYISASILNYLVTKEYDESELRDIIKGREIAVVGASPQLDKINKIEEDVIIAADGATNYLINIGVIPDIVVTDLDGLQTFHKNPIYLVLAHGDNISLLPKVKEMDKVIPNSQVMPFGRLRLYGGFTDGDRAVVLAKYMGARKIRLYAMDFESGIIGKYSKPYYKRDVPASMIKRKKLEIARMIIEQVLNYDE